In one Natronosalvus amylolyticus genomic region, the following are encoded:
- a CDS encoding potassium channel family protein — translation MRFVIIGAGRVGLRTARVLREEGHEVTLIERDESAVRRARNQEFEVIQGDGAREPLLEEAGISDADALGALTSDLNVNFAACMIGKHHGCRTIMRIDEDYREEIYRKYADEVDEVIYPERLGAMGAKNALLGGTIRAIADIAQHLQVVELTITPEAPVRGYTISELQLPADATLLAFGKENGTLAIPTADESLEVGDRLVVLADFDVLSDVRQILVGEPARNMATDGGLEAGTGSDSSTHSSEPRDPHNGGH, via the coding sequence ATGCGGTTTGTCATCATCGGAGCCGGTCGAGTTGGCCTCCGGACCGCTCGCGTCCTGCGCGAGGAAGGTCACGAGGTGACGCTGATCGAACGCGACGAGTCAGCGGTACGACGTGCCCGCAATCAGGAGTTCGAGGTCATCCAGGGCGATGGCGCTCGAGAGCCCTTACTCGAGGAGGCAGGCATCAGCGACGCCGACGCGCTTGGGGCGCTCACCAGCGACCTGAACGTCAACTTCGCGGCGTGTATGATCGGGAAACATCACGGCTGTCGAACGATCATGCGCATCGACGAGGATTATCGCGAGGAGATTTACCGCAAGTACGCCGACGAGGTCGACGAGGTGATCTATCCCGAGCGACTGGGTGCGATGGGCGCGAAAAACGCCTTACTCGGGGGCACCATCCGGGCCATCGCCGATATTGCCCAGCACCTGCAGGTGGTCGAACTGACCATCACCCCCGAGGCACCCGTCCGTGGGTACACCATTAGCGAACTCCAGTTACCCGCGGACGCCACGTTGCTCGCCTTCGGAAAGGAAAACGGCACGCTCGCGATCCCGACGGCCGACGAATCACTCGAGGTTGGCGACCGACTGGTCGTTCTCGCGGATTTCGACGTGTTGAGCGACGTCCGCCAGATTCTGGTCGGCGAGCCGGCGCGAAACATGGCGACGGATGGCGGCCTCGAGGCGGGCACCGGTTCCGATTCCAGTACGCACTCGAGCGAACCACGCGACCCACACAACGGAGGACACTGA
- a CDS encoding Lrp/AsnC family transcriptional regulator — MVTAFVMIKANTGEADRLKENIAEIEGVESAHIVAGDVDIIAKARVETPAAVKEIAATRIQGIQGVEDTQTYIAMD; from the coding sequence ATGGTTACTGCATTCGTGATGATCAAGGCGAATACGGGCGAGGCGGATCGACTGAAAGAAAACATTGCGGAGATCGAGGGCGTCGAATCGGCACACATCGTCGCCGGCGACGTCGACATCATCGCCAAAGCGCGCGTCGAGACGCCGGCAGCGGTCAAAGAGATCGCGGCGACACGTATTCAGGGGATTCAGGGCGTCGAGGATACGCAAACGTACATCGCGATGGACTAG
- the pdhA gene encoding pyruvate dehydrogenase (acetyl-transferring) E1 component subunit alpha: MKRIIGERDLEETPFSEEDALAVYRDIVRTRRFDERAVALQRRGWMSGYPPYKGQEASQVGAAHALADDDWLVPTYRSNALQIAHGVPMSDIFLFRRGHPEFTSDHEYNVFPQAVPIATQIPHAAGLGMARNYRGDEQAVLCYFGDGATSEGDFHEGLNFAGVFDAPVVFFCENNDWAISLPRERQTASATIAQKAEAYGFDGVQVDGNDPLAVLETTLEALECARDGEPVLVESLTYRQGAHTTSDDPTRYRDERDDLPEWRTADPLERYETYLRAQGVLDDDLVETIREDVEAELEDAIEVAETTPAPEPTDVFDPVYSDLSPRLADQRDWLEGFLETHDVQELEH; encoded by the coding sequence ATGAAGCGAATTATCGGGGAACGGGACCTCGAGGAGACGCCGTTCAGCGAGGAGGACGCGCTGGCCGTCTACCGGGATATCGTTCGGACACGACGGTTCGACGAGCGAGCGGTCGCGCTGCAACGACGGGGTTGGATGAGTGGCTATCCGCCGTATAAGGGCCAGGAAGCGTCCCAGGTCGGAGCCGCCCACGCCCTCGCCGACGACGACTGGCTCGTGCCGACCTATCGGTCGAACGCGCTGCAGATCGCCCACGGGGTACCGATGAGCGACATCTTCCTCTTTCGACGCGGCCACCCCGAATTCACCTCCGACCACGAGTACAACGTGTTCCCACAGGCGGTGCCGATTGCGACGCAGATTCCACACGCCGCCGGACTGGGTATGGCCCGGAACTACCGTGGTGACGAACAGGCCGTGCTCTGTTATTTCGGCGACGGAGCCACGAGCGAGGGCGACTTCCACGAGGGTCTCAACTTCGCGGGCGTGTTCGACGCACCCGTCGTCTTCTTCTGTGAGAACAACGACTGGGCGATTTCGCTCCCGCGCGAGCGCCAGACCGCCAGTGCGACAATCGCCCAGAAAGCCGAGGCCTACGGCTTCGATGGGGTACAGGTCGACGGAAACGACCCGTTGGCGGTCCTCGAGACCACCCTGGAAGCCCTCGAATGCGCTCGAGACGGCGAGCCGGTGCTCGTCGAGAGCCTGACCTACCGGCAGGGAGCGCACACGACCAGCGACGACCCCACGCGCTATCGCGACGAGCGAGATGACCTCCCCGAGTGGCGGACCGCCGACCCGCTCGAGCGCTACGAAACCTATCTCCGCGCACAGGGAGTACTCGACGACGACCTCGTCGAAACGATCCGAGAAGACGTCGAAGCCGAACTCGAGGACGCTATCGAGGTGGCTGAAACGACACCAGCGCCCGAGCCCACGGACGTCTTCGACCCGGTCTACAGCGACCTGTCACCCCGACTGGCCGACCAGCGCGACTGGCTCGAGGGCTTCCTCGAAACGCACGACGTGCAGGAACTCGAGCACTGA
- the tmk gene encoding dTMP kinase yields MLVTLEGLDGTGKTTVWEALHDTYPEATFTREPTAGETGSWYGDAVYRSIQDDDADSLAELFLYTADHADHLARVVEPALEAGDLVISDRFADSRYAYQGATLEGRVTRPMEYIVGIHRAFTVVPDLTIYLDLDPETAAARAGATNKFEHAAYLSQVRANYERLIENEPERFVRVDASQSPEEVLERVETVLADRLERE; encoded by the coding sequence ATGCTCGTCACGCTCGAGGGACTGGACGGCACCGGCAAGACGACGGTGTGGGAAGCCTTACACGATACGTATCCTGAAGCGACGTTCACCAGGGAACCTACCGCCGGCGAGACCGGTTCCTGGTACGGCGACGCCGTCTACCGTTCGATTCAGGATGACGACGCCGATTCGCTCGCGGAACTGTTTTTGTACACGGCCGACCACGCCGACCACCTCGCGCGGGTCGTCGAACCGGCGCTCGAGGCCGGCGACCTCGTGATCTCCGACCGATTCGCCGACTCGCGCTACGCCTATCAGGGAGCGACCCTGGAGGGTCGAGTCACCCGCCCGATGGAGTATATCGTCGGCATCCACCGCGCGTTCACCGTCGTTCCCGATCTGACGATTTACCTCGATCTCGATCCCGAGACGGCCGCCGCACGCGCCGGAGCGACCAACAAGTTCGAACACGCCGCCTATCTCTCACAGGTTCGAGCGAACTACGAGCGACTCATCGAGAACGAACCCGAGCGGTTCGTCCGCGTCGACGCCAGCCAATCGCCGGAGGAAGTCCTCGAGCGCGTCGAAACCGTGCTCGCCGACCGCCTCGAGCGCGAGTGA
- a CDS encoding complex I NDUFA9 subunit family protein, with translation MNVLVAGGTGFIGQNLCRELRDRDHEVTALSRNPDPDSVPEGVETAVGDVGAYDSIAETVAAHDAVVNLVALSPLFDPPSGLTHEGVHLDGTKNLVRAAEEGDTPRFIQMSGLGVDPDAPTEYLRTKGLAEEVVQDSSLEWTIFCPSVVFGEGDEFVGFTKLLTTPYITGLPGGGKTPFQPIWVGDLVPMMADAFEDERHAGKSYEIGGPEVLTMKEVAKLAYKADGRPVKVLPVPMILAKFGLTMAGPIPFIPFGPDQARSLKVNNTVEENDIAVFGKSEAELRTLEDYLGLTESVSTQPTAQSEAA, from the coding sequence ATGAACGTACTGGTCGCTGGCGGAACTGGCTTCATCGGGCAGAACCTGTGTCGAGAACTCCGAGACCGCGACCACGAGGTAACGGCCCTCTCGAGAAACCCGGACCCGGATTCGGTCCCTGAGGGGGTCGAGACCGCCGTCGGTGACGTCGGTGCCTACGATTCCATCGCCGAGACGGTCGCCGCACACGACGCCGTGGTCAATCTCGTCGCGCTGTCGCCGCTGTTCGACCCCCCGAGTGGTCTCACGCACGAGGGCGTCCACCTCGATGGGACGAAAAACCTCGTCCGGGCCGCCGAAGAAGGCGACACGCCCCGGTTCATCCAGATGAGCGGCCTCGGCGTCGATCCCGACGCACCGACGGAGTACCTTCGAACGAAAGGCCTCGCCGAGGAGGTCGTTCAGGACTCGAGTCTCGAGTGGACGATCTTTTGCCCCTCGGTCGTCTTCGGCGAGGGTGACGAGTTCGTCGGCTTCACGAAACTGCTCACCACGCCGTACATCACCGGCTTGCCGGGCGGCGGGAAAACGCCGTTCCAGCCCATCTGGGTGGGCGATCTGGTCCCCATGATGGCAGACGCCTTCGAGGACGAGCGCCACGCCGGCAAGTCCTACGAAATCGGTGGCCCGGAGGTCCTCACGATGAAGGAGGTGGCGAAGCTGGCGTACAAGGCCGACGGTCGGCCGGTCAAAGTCCTCCCCGTGCCGATGATTCTGGCGAAGTTTGGCCTCACCATGGCGGGCCCGATTCCGTTCATTCCGTTCGGCCCGGATCAGGCGCGGTCACTCAAAGTGAACAACACCGTCGAGGAGAACGATATCGCCGTGTTCGGCAAGAGCGAAGCCGAATTACGAACCCTCGAGGACTACCTCGGCCTGACCGAGTCGGTTTCGACGCAGCCTACGGCGCAGTCCGAAGCCGCCTGA
- a CDS encoding formate--tetrahydrofolate ligase → MTDTTTHLEEIPSDAEISNAASYRPIEDIARDLGLETDEIERLGSTKAKVTHDAIQRHTAESRDGKLILVTAMTPTRAGEGKTVTTVGLGQGLGKLGEDGLVAVRQPSLGPIFGIKGGAAGGGYSQVIPMDDINVHFTGDIHAITVAHNLIAAMVDNHLHQDQEPRIDPGEVVWPRALDMNDRALRNVVVGLGGSVNGVPRESEFLITAASELMAVVGMATDIPDLKTRVGRVIVAHDVDGEPVTVDDLGATGAVAAVLRDAIRPNLVQTLEGTPAFIHGGPFANIAHGTNTIVADQIGLSLADYVVTEAGFGADLGAEKFFDIVSRHDLEPDAVVLVVTVRALKHHGEHVLESEDALDEAVTPGDRSLEALEAGFANLDHHLDVLEHVGFDPVVAINRFPDDSEADLEAVRAHCRERGVTAAVSDVYRNGGEGGVELARAARDAADRGAPDFEPLYDLEDSLEAKLETVATEVYGADGVDFTKGARSDLEELAEQGFADLPVCISKVPSSLSDDPTALGVPTDWTLTVRRLYPSAGPGFVVALTGDVMTMPGLPSEPAAKEIDVKPDGTITGL, encoded by the coding sequence ATGACAGACACGACAACGCACCTCGAGGAAATCCCGTCCGACGCCGAAATTTCGAACGCGGCGAGCTATCGTCCCATCGAAGACATCGCCCGCGATCTGGGTCTCGAGACGGACGAAATCGAACGGCTGGGGTCGACGAAAGCCAAGGTGACCCACGACGCGATCCAGCGGCACACAGCGGAGTCACGGGACGGCAAACTCATCCTCGTCACTGCAATGACGCCGACTCGCGCCGGTGAGGGGAAAACCGTCACCACCGTCGGGCTTGGACAGGGGCTCGGCAAACTGGGCGAGGACGGACTCGTCGCCGTCCGACAGCCCTCCCTCGGCCCAATATTCGGTATCAAAGGCGGCGCAGCGGGTGGCGGCTACAGCCAGGTCATCCCGATGGACGACATCAACGTCCACTTCACGGGCGATATCCACGCGATTACCGTCGCTCACAATCTCATCGCCGCGATGGTCGACAACCACCTCCACCAGGACCAGGAGCCCCGTATCGACCCGGGCGAGGTCGTCTGGCCTCGAGCCCTGGACATGAACGACCGGGCGCTCCGAAACGTCGTCGTCGGCCTCGGCGGGTCGGTCAACGGCGTCCCCCGAGAATCGGAGTTTCTCATCACGGCCGCCTCGGAACTCATGGCCGTCGTCGGGATGGCGACCGATATCCCCGACCTCAAAACACGCGTCGGCCGCGTGATCGTCGCCCACGACGTCGACGGCGAACCCGTCACGGTCGACGACCTCGGGGCAACCGGTGCCGTCGCCGCCGTCCTCCGGGACGCGATCCGACCGAACCTCGTCCAGACGCTCGAGGGCACGCCGGCGTTCATCCACGGTGGCCCCTTCGCGAACATCGCCCACGGGACCAACACCATCGTCGCCGACCAGATCGGACTCTCGCTCGCCGATTACGTCGTCACCGAAGCCGGCTTCGGGGCCGACCTCGGGGCCGAGAAGTTCTTCGATATCGTCTCGAGACACGACCTCGAGCCGGATGCCGTCGTCCTCGTCGTAACCGTCCGTGCGCTGAAACACCACGGGGAACACGTACTCGAAAGCGAGGACGCGCTCGACGAAGCGGTGACTCCCGGTGACCGCTCGCTCGAGGCGCTCGAGGCCGGTTTCGCCAACCTCGACCACCACCTGGACGTCCTCGAGCACGTCGGCTTCGACCCCGTCGTGGCGATCAACCGCTTCCCCGACGACAGCGAGGCCGACCTCGAGGCCGTACGTGCCCACTGTCGAGAGCGCGGGGTGACGGCTGCCGTCTCCGACGTCTACCGCAACGGTGGCGAGGGTGGCGTCGAACTCGCCCGGGCCGCTCGCGATGCCGCCGACCGTGGCGCGCCCGACTTCGAGCCGCTGTACGACCTCGAGGACAGTCTCGAAGCGAAACTCGAGACGGTCGCCACCGAGGTGTACGGCGCGGACGGCGTCGACTTCACGAAGGGAGCGCGGTCCGACCTCGAAGAACTGGCCGAACAGGGCTTTGCCGACCTGCCGGTGTGCATTTCGAAGGTGCCGTCCTCGCTGTCGGACGATCCGACGGCACTCGGCGTCCCCACCGACTGGACGCTCACCGTCCGTCGGCTCTACCCCTCTGCCGGGCCAGGGTTCGTCGTTGCCCTGACGGGCGACGTGATGACGATGCCCGGACTCCCGTCGGAGCCGGCAGCAAAGGAGATCGACGTGAAACCGGACGGGACGATTACCGGGCTGTAG
- a CDS encoding tubulin/FtsZ family protein → MKLAMIGFGQAGGKVVDRFLDYDDRTNSGIVRAAIAVNSAKADLMGLTNIPQENRILIGQARVKGHGVGADNELGAEIAEEDIDEVQNAVDSIPTHEVDAFLVVAGMGGGTGSGGAPVLAKHLKRIYTIPVYGLGILPGTDEGGIYTLNAARSFQTFVREVDNLLVFDNDSWRQTGESVEGGYAQINEEIVRRFGVLFGAGEVGEGQEVAESVVDSSEIINTLSGGGVSTVGYASEEVELNTSGGLLSRFTGGGGGGDDGLDAANTTNRITSLVRKAALGRLTLPCEIDGAERALLVLSGPSEYLNRKGIERGRKWLEEETGSMEVRGGDFPRQVPEVSAAILLSGVTNVPRIKRLQQVAIEAQDNMEDIQSESQQNLESLVEDDEDELEPLF, encoded by the coding sequence ATGAAGCTGGCGATGATCGGTTTCGGACAGGCCGGTGGGAAGGTCGTCGATCGATTCCTCGATTACGACGACCGAACCAACAGCGGAATCGTCCGTGCGGCGATCGCTGTGAACTCCGCGAAAGCGGATCTCATGGGTCTGACCAATATCCCCCAGGAGAATCGCATCCTCATCGGCCAGGCCCGCGTGAAGGGCCACGGCGTCGGTGCGGACAACGAACTCGGCGCGGAAATCGCCGAGGAGGACATCGACGAGGTGCAAAACGCCGTCGACTCGATTCCGACCCACGAAGTGGACGCGTTCCTCGTCGTGGCTGGGATGGGTGGTGGTACCGGTTCCGGCGGTGCACCCGTCCTCGCTAAACACCTCAAACGAATCTACACGATTCCCGTCTACGGCCTCGGCATCCTGCCGGGCACGGACGAAGGTGGCATCTACACGCTGAACGCCGCCCGCTCGTTCCAGACGTTCGTCCGTGAGGTCGACAACCTGCTCGTCTTCGACAACGACTCCTGGCGACAGACCGGTGAGTCAGTCGAAGGCGGGTACGCTCAGATCAACGAAGAGATCGTCCGCCGGTTCGGCGTGCTGTTCGGCGCAGGCGAGGTCGGCGAAGGCCAGGAAGTCGCCGAAAGCGTGGTCGACTCCTCTGAAATCATCAACACACTCTCGGGCGGTGGCGTCTCGACGGTCGGCTACGCCTCCGAGGAGGTCGAACTCAACACCAGCGGCGGCCTGCTCTCGCGATTCACCGGCGGCGGTGGCGGCGGCGACGACGGCCTGGACGCGGCCAACACGACCAACCGAATCACCAGTCTGGTTCGGAAAGCCGCACTCGGCCGCCTCACACTGCCCTGTGAGATCGATGGCGCAGAGCGCGCGCTGCTCGTCCTCTCCGGTCCCAGCGAGTACCTGAACCGGAAAGGAATCGAGCGCGGACGGAAGTGGCTCGAGGAGGAAACCGGCAGTATGGAAGTGCGCGGCGGTGACTTCCCCCGGCAGGTGCCCGAAGTGTCCGCGGCAATCTTGCTCTCGGGCGTGACGAACGTCCCGCGAATCAAGCGCCTCCAGCAGGTGGCAATCGAAGCCCAGGACAACATGGAAGACATCCAATCGGAGAGCCAACAAAACCTCGAGAGCCTGGTCGAAGACGACGAGGACGAACTCGAGCCGCTGTTCTAA
- the cofC gene encoding 2-phospho-L-lactate guanylyltransferase, with product MQVVVPFAGRTPKSRLEPVLSLEERRALARAMLADVCGAVVATGNSPTILATAPLSAATRRELEAATGGEYAVEVDDRPLSPAVNALLEVSAESVAIVMTDLALATPGALEELFDASGDVVIAPGRGGGTNAMVVRHPAFRVDYHGASYLDHRQGARAVGASLETVDSFRLATDIDEPEDLVEVWLHSDSRSKATLEAQGFHLETTEGRVRLARD from the coding sequence ATGCAGGTCGTCGTTCCCTTCGCCGGCCGGACGCCGAAATCACGTCTCGAGCCCGTCCTCTCGCTCGAGGAACGCCGGGCGTTAGCTCGAGCGATGCTCGCGGACGTCTGTGGGGCCGTGGTGGCCACCGGTAACTCGCCGACGATTCTCGCGACGGCACCTCTCTCCGCGGCGACGAGGCGGGAACTCGAGGCGGCGACCGGTGGTGAGTACGCGGTCGAGGTCGACGACCGGCCGCTGTCGCCGGCGGTGAACGCACTCCTCGAGGTGAGTGCGGAATCGGTCGCCATCGTCATGACAGACCTCGCACTCGCGACGCCGGGCGCGCTCGAGGAACTGTTCGACGCCAGCGGCGACGTCGTCATCGCGCCGGGTCGGGGCGGGGGCACGAACGCAATGGTCGTTCGTCACCCCGCGTTTCGGGTGGATTACCACGGGGCGTCGTATCTGGACCATCGCCAGGGCGCTCGGGCGGTCGGTGCGTCCCTCGAGACTGTCGACTCGTTTCGCCTGGCGACGGATATCGACGAACCCGAAGACCTGGTCGAGGTGTGGCTCCACAGCGACTCGCGGTCGAAGGCCACACTCGAGGCACAGGGGTTTCACCTCGAGACGACCGAGGGTCGAGTTCGACTGGCTCGTGACTAA
- a CDS encoding alpha/beta hydrolase, whose amino-acid sequence MSNHANTLDLEWRPYDLTDGEQVVGDVRVSNEVNSPLLESSRRVVAYLPPSYETGERQYPVVYMHDGQNLFDEAMSYSGECRVDETMERLAADGYEAIVIGVPNAGDDRRLEYTPWPHSEYGGGGADDYLEWLLASLKPAVDATLRTKPERETTGLAGSSLGGLVSLYGYFEYPERVGCVGALSPAFWWNDEAWFDYLEAQPSRSGRIYMDVGDSESLEDDDLNAAYLEDAKATAALLESNRHEPSLRFRVDEGGRHRETAWARRFPAAVQFLLP is encoded by the coding sequence ATGTCGAACCACGCGAACACCCTCGACCTCGAGTGGCGACCGTACGACCTGACCGACGGCGAGCAGGTGGTAGGAGACGTTCGCGTCTCGAACGAAGTGAACTCGCCGCTGCTCGAGTCCTCGAGACGGGTGGTTGCGTATCTGCCGCCGTCGTACGAAACGGGCGAGCGCCAGTATCCGGTCGTCTACATGCACGACGGGCAAAACCTGTTCGACGAGGCCATGAGCTATAGCGGGGAGTGTCGCGTCGACGAGACGATGGAGCGCCTCGCTGCGGACGGGTACGAAGCAATCGTTATCGGCGTCCCGAACGCCGGCGACGACCGCCGCCTGGAGTACACGCCGTGGCCACACTCCGAGTACGGTGGCGGCGGGGCAGACGACTATCTCGAGTGGCTGCTCGCCTCTCTGAAACCGGCGGTCGACGCCACCCTGCGGACGAAACCCGAACGCGAGACGACCGGGCTGGCGGGTTCCTCCCTCGGCGGTCTCGTCAGTCTCTACGGCTACTTCGAGTACCCAGAACGCGTCGGTTGTGTAGGCGCCTTGAGTCCGGCGTTCTGGTGGAACGATGAGGCGTGGTTCGACTATCTGGAGGCCCAGCCATCACGGTCGGGTCGGATCTACATGGACGTTGGCGACAGCGAGAGTCTCGAGGACGACGACCTGAACGCGGCCTACCTCGAGGACGCAAAAGCGACGGCAGCGCTACTCGAGTCCAACCGGCACGAGCCCTCGTTGCGATTCCGCGTCGACGAAGGTGGTCGACACCGCGAGACGGCCTGGGCACGGCGGTTCCCTGCTGCCGTACAGTTTTTGCTCCCCTGA
- the cofG gene encoding 7,8-didemethyl-8-hydroxy-5-deazariboflavin synthase subunit CofG, translated as MIPGAETYDVDIAIDDETIDKLLEVTPADVDPAPALTYCKNVFIPLTTACRYTCTYCTYFDPPGDASLLSLEEVRDICRTGADAGCTEALFTFGDDPDERYTELYDQLEAWGHDSIHTYLRDACAVALEEGLLPHANPGDQTHEQMATVADVNASMGVMLETTADVAAHAGPRQKVPGQRLRTIQNAGELDVAFTTGILVGIGESWRDRAESLLAIREMHERYDHIQEVIVQPVANNERWTAGGPDLETLRRVTAMARVALPDSISVQVPPNLAPAGELVDCGIDDLGGVSPITDDHINPDYAWPGLRELESIAEAAGVPLRERLPVYDRYLPESLRSPAFDGVPAAGVESDDDREWLSPRMRRALTDVVPTEQ; from the coding sequence ATGATACCCGGCGCCGAGACCTACGACGTCGATATCGCAATCGACGACGAGACCATCGACAAACTGCTCGAGGTGACGCCCGCGGACGTCGACCCGGCTCCGGCACTCACGTACTGCAAGAACGTCTTTATCCCGCTAACGACCGCCTGCCGGTACACCTGCACCTACTGCACCTACTTCGACCCGCCGGGAGACGCCTCCTTGCTCTCGCTCGAGGAGGTTCGCGATATCTGCCGGACTGGGGCTGACGCCGGCTGTACGGAGGCACTGTTCACGTTCGGAGACGACCCGGACGAGCGCTACACCGAGCTGTACGACCAGCTCGAGGCCTGGGGCCACGACTCGATTCACACCTATCTGCGCGACGCCTGCGCGGTCGCGCTCGAGGAGGGGTTGCTCCCGCACGCCAATCCGGGCGATCAGACGCACGAGCAGATGGCGACTGTCGCCGACGTCAACGCCAGCATGGGGGTGATGCTCGAGACGACGGCCGACGTGGCGGCACACGCGGGCCCTCGGCAGAAGGTCCCCGGTCAGCGCCTGCGGACTATCCAGAACGCGGGTGAACTGGACGTCGCCTTCACCACCGGCATCCTCGTCGGCATCGGCGAATCCTGGCGCGACCGAGCCGAGAGCCTGCTCGCCATCCGTGAGATGCACGAGCGCTACGATCACATTCAGGAGGTTATCGTCCAGCCGGTCGCGAACAACGAGCGCTGGACGGCAGGAGGCCCGGACCTCGAGACGCTGCGGCGGGTGACGGCCATGGCTCGCGTCGCGCTTCCCGACTCCATTTCGGTGCAGGTCCCGCCGAATCTCGCGCCCGCGGGCGAGTTGGTCGACTGCGGCATCGACGACCTCGGCGGCGTGTCGCCGATCACCGACGACCACATCAACCCGGATTACGCCTGGCCCGGACTGCGCGAACTCGAGTCAATCGCCGAGGCGGCGGGCGTCCCGCTTCGCGAGCGACTGCCGGTCTACGACCGATACCTCCCCGAATCGTTGCGATCACCGGCGTTCGACGGCGTGCCTGCTGCTGGCGTCGAGTCGGACGACGACCGCGAGTGGCTCTCGCCGCGGATGCGACGCGCGCTCACAGACGTGGTACCAACAGAGCAGTGA